The following coding sequences are from one Lujinxingia vulgaris window:
- a CDS encoding YihY/virulence factor BrkB family protein, protein MPGHTLRFALRVLLRFFGEKNGLILAGAVSYNTLLSVIPLFALIAVFFSTFVDEALLLSTIQVELSLIAPGQSESLVRALQGFLQQKELIGVVGLLVLLFFSSIAFRVLENALNVIFDQPEEPVKRSVWVSVLMPYLFICVMGVAITALTAFTAALDAIPRAAYEVPWLGWQLSMDTATSVALYLSGVVGLTLLFAAIYRVLPLPEISFRRALVGGLTASVLWEIVRHIMVWYFTSISLVNMIYGSLATVVIVLLSMEVASVILLLGAQVIAELDRADRAGVAWYEKPSTAQKLEPPRAKSPKEKAKREPGRKRVRTHRKLRDEQDPL, encoded by the coding sequence GTGCCCGGACATACGCTGCGCTTTGCGCTGCGCGTACTGCTGCGATTTTTCGGGGAGAAGAACGGGCTGATTCTGGCCGGGGCGGTCTCCTACAACACCCTGCTCTCGGTGATTCCGCTCTTTGCGTTGATCGCGGTCTTCTTCTCGACCTTTGTCGATGAGGCGTTGCTGCTCTCGACGATCCAGGTGGAGCTGAGCCTGATCGCTCCGGGGCAGAGCGAGTCTCTGGTGCGCGCGCTCCAGGGCTTTCTGCAGCAGAAGGAGCTCATCGGGGTGGTGGGCTTGCTGGTGTTGCTCTTTTTCAGCTCGATCGCGTTTCGGGTGCTGGAGAATGCGCTCAACGTGATCTTCGATCAGCCCGAGGAGCCGGTGAAGCGCTCGGTGTGGGTCTCGGTGCTGATGCCCTATCTGTTTATCTGCGTGATGGGGGTGGCGATCACGGCGTTGACGGCGTTTACCGCCGCGCTCGACGCGATCCCCCGGGCGGCCTATGAGGTGCCCTGGCTGGGGTGGCAGCTGAGCATGGATACGGCCACCAGCGTGGCGCTTTATCTGTCGGGAGTGGTGGGGCTGACGCTGCTTTTTGCGGCGATTTACCGGGTGCTTCCCCTGCCGGAGATCTCGTTTCGGCGAGCATTGGTGGGGGGGCTGACGGCGTCGGTACTCTGGGAGATCGTGCGCCATATTATGGTGTGGTATTTCACGAGCATCTCGCTTGTGAACATGATCTACGGCTCGCTGGCCACGGTGGTGATCGTGCTGCTCTCGATGGAGGTGGCGTCGGTGATCTTGTTGCTGGGGGCGCAGGTAATCGCGGAGCTGGATCGGGCCGACCGGGCCGGTGTGGCCTGGTATGAAAAGCCGAGCACGGCGCAGAAGTTGGAGCCGCCCCGGGCGAAGTCTCCGAAAGAGAAGGCCAAACGCGAGCCGGGGCGAAAGCGGGTGCGTACCCATCGTAAACTTCGCGACGAGCAGGACCCGCTTTAA
- a CDS encoding polyprenyl synthetase family protein, with the protein MSQTAAKPLASDFLSRFERQLHLAFEDPRHAGKQPEVLLEACRHVSFAGGKRMRPLLVDHFGAALDLPEDARIRLAITAELIHTASLLHDDVVDEGTTRRGKPTANARWNNSVAVLGGDLMLCIALEQLEDYPREVTFEAVTLVAEMTRAAMREVDARQDSTWTLPEWEAIAHGKTGALLAFCGTASARVAGRTELIERLGQCGHHLGLAFQITDDLIDVVGHPIDIGKDRLADLRNKNPSFPIALARSSNEDFRRALDELWQRDDLSEDDVQRFGAWIVELGCADKTLATVEDHLDRAMDALGPFAHGPGGEHIAEWAAQLRAQARWSLESQ; encoded by the coding sequence ATGTCTCAGACCGCCGCAAAGCCCCTCGCCAGCGACTTCCTCTCGCGCTTTGAGCGCCAGCTCCATCTGGCCTTCGAAGATCCTCGCCATGCAGGCAAACAACCCGAGGTGCTGCTGGAGGCCTGCCGCCACGTCTCCTTTGCCGGCGGCAAACGCATGCGCCCGCTGCTCGTCGATCATTTCGGCGCCGCGCTTGATCTTCCCGAAGATGCCCGCATCCGCCTGGCGATCACCGCCGAACTCATCCACACCGCCAGCCTCCTGCACGACGATGTCGTCGACGAGGGCACCACCCGCCGCGGCAAACCCACCGCCAACGCCCGCTGGAACAACTCCGTGGCCGTGCTCGGCGGCGACCTCATGCTCTGCATCGCGCTGGAGCAGCTCGAAGACTACCCCCGCGAGGTCACCTTTGAGGCGGTGACGCTCGTGGCCGAGATGACCCGCGCGGCCATGCGCGAGGTCGACGCTCGCCAGGACTCCACCTGGACTCTCCCGGAGTGGGAGGCCATCGCCCACGGCAAGACCGGCGCGCTTCTGGCCTTCTGCGGCACCGCCTCGGCCCGCGTCGCCGGCCGCACCGAGCTCATCGAGCGCCTCGGCCAGTGCGGACACCACCTGGGTCTGGCCTTCCAGATCACCGACGATCTCATCGACGTGGTCGGCCACCCCATCGACATCGGCAAAGATCGCCTGGCCGATCTGCGCAACAAAAATCCCTCCTTCCCCATCGCCCTTGCCCGCTCCTCCAACGAAGATTTCCGCCGCGCCCTTGACGAACTCTGGCAACGCGATGACTTATCAGAGGACGACGTGCAACGATTCGGCGCCTGGATCGTTGAGCTGGGCTGCGCAGACAAGACCCTGGCCACCGTCGAGGATCACCTCGACCGCGCCATGGACGCCTTAGGTCCCTTTGCCCACGGCCCCGGCGGCGAACATATCGCCGAGTGGGCCGCCCAGCTCCGCGCCCAGGCGCGCTGGAGTCTGGAGAGCCAATGA
- a CDS encoding GbsR/MarR family transcriptional regulator, whose product MKGYNYRTTDNDPTTTLPLWEALVTDAVGDVIEFWGFKRNHGRVWALLYLRRQPMSSSEIQEALDLSKGAVSMITRDLEVWNVVSRVRHATSSAWHFVAEVEFMQMIGQVLEQREGQLISRVATDLKDAGRLASEHEDMDPETLERIERMRRLAGMMQQALEIFTRTAQLDVSKTRDLL is encoded by the coding sequence ATGAAGGGCTACAACTACCGCACCACCGATAACGACCCCACCACCACCCTGCCCCTGTGGGAAGCGCTGGTGACCGACGCCGTCGGCGACGTCATCGAGTTCTGGGGCTTTAAGCGCAACCACGGCCGAGTCTGGGCGCTCCTCTACCTGCGCCGCCAGCCCATGAGCTCCTCCGAGATTCAGGAGGCCCTCGACCTCTCCAAAGGCGCCGTCTCCATGATCACCCGCGATCTGGAGGTCTGGAACGTGGTCAGCCGCGTGCGCCACGCCACAAGCTCCGCCTGGCATTTTGTGGCCGAGGTGGAGTTTATGCAGATGATCGGCCAGGTGCTCGAACAACGCGAAGGCCAGCTCATCTCGCGGGTCGCCACCGATCTCAAAGACGCCGGTCGCCTGGCCTCCGAACACGAAGACATGGACCCGGAGACCCTCGAACGCATCGAGCGCATGCGCAGGCTCGCCGGCATGATGCAGCAGGCACTCGAGATCTTCACCCGCACCGCCCAGCTCGACGTGAGCAAAACACGCGATCTTCTCTAA